In Nonomuraea sp. NBC_00507, the following are encoded in one genomic region:
- a CDS encoding cation:proton antiporter: protein MAVAYVSGSFASETIGFLGGVVAIVLAAALIGYLSFRLRIVPIVGFLIAGAVIGPNALGLVREPEVVEIAAEFGVILLLFSIGLEFSLEQLARIKRLILLGGGLQVLLATGGVLAVLAALGIPWQVGAFTGMLVSLSSTAIVLKLLASRGQTNTERGQATLAFLLFQDLAIVVMVLIIPFLGQGGGSVWDILRAIGTAAAVIVVVLVVARKVMPSLLAVVARTCSPELFLLAIVAICFGTAFVTNLAGVSVSLGAFLAGLLVSESEHSEHAIGEIMPLQILFSATFFVSIGMFLDLPFVLSHLPLVAAGVGAILLVKTLASWIPARLLGLGTGSATAVSLLLVPIGEFSFVLERTGSAAGLSPAGLGQEGSQAFIAVTVLLMAATPLLGGAGNWLGDRWSRRAPSRRAADPATRNEDRGRRHDHVLISGYGSSARHLAAELALTQMPFTVITLSPEGAAEARRLSYDVVLGDPSKTQILQHAGVVQARMIVIPDDEHEMTAQVATLARQLNPKAVIVSRPIGLSSVEHLSNAGIDHIVDPDLTSSVALTSRVHTELGLPTAHPHNQSLDTSRVFRLTVAKGDGCEHTRLIHPVLPLTAGCAECLRMGTTWVHLRICLTCGHVGCCDSSTGRHAHAHFTGTGHGVVQSAEPGESWGWCFADERLFEHQS, encoded by the coding sequence TTGGCCGTCGCGTATGTTTCGGGTTCCTTCGCTTCGGAAACCATCGGTTTTCTCGGCGGCGTCGTCGCCATTGTCCTGGCAGCGGCGCTTATCGGTTATCTGTCATTCCGGCTGCGGATCGTCCCCATCGTTGGGTTTCTCATCGCCGGCGCGGTCATTGGGCCGAACGCCCTGGGCCTGGTCCGCGAGCCCGAGGTCGTGGAGATCGCCGCGGAGTTCGGCGTCATCCTGTTGCTCTTCTCGATCGGGCTGGAGTTCTCCCTTGAGCAGCTCGCGCGGATCAAGCGGCTGATTCTGCTGGGCGGCGGCCTTCAGGTGCTGCTGGCGACCGGTGGCGTACTCGCCGTGCTGGCGGCACTCGGGATTCCCTGGCAGGTCGGGGCCTTCACCGGCATGCTGGTGTCGCTGTCGTCCACGGCCATCGTGCTGAAGCTGCTGGCCTCCCGCGGACAGACCAACACCGAACGCGGTCAGGCGACGCTGGCCTTCCTGCTCTTCCAGGACCTGGCCATCGTCGTCATGGTGCTGATCATTCCCTTTCTGGGCCAGGGCGGCGGTTCGGTCTGGGACATCCTCCGGGCCATCGGCACCGCCGCCGCGGTGATCGTCGTGGTGCTCGTCGTCGCCCGCAAGGTTATGCCTTCGCTGCTGGCCGTGGTCGCCAGGACCTGCTCGCCGGAGCTCTTCCTGCTGGCGATCGTGGCGATCTGCTTCGGTACCGCCTTCGTCACCAACCTGGCCGGCGTCAGCGTGTCGCTCGGCGCCTTCCTCGCCGGGCTGCTGGTCAGCGAGAGCGAGCACAGCGAGCACGCCATCGGCGAGATCATGCCGTTGCAGATCCTGTTCAGCGCCACGTTCTTCGTCTCCATCGGGATGTTCCTCGACCTGCCCTTCGTCCTGAGCCACCTGCCGCTCGTCGCGGCGGGGGTGGGTGCGATCCTGCTGGTGAAGACGCTGGCCAGCTGGATACCCGCCCGGCTGCTTGGGCTGGGCACGGGGTCCGCGACAGCGGTTTCGCTCCTGCTGGTCCCGATCGGCGAGTTCTCGTTCGTCCTCGAACGGACGGGCTCCGCCGCCGGGCTGTCCCCCGCCGGGCTGGGCCAGGAAGGCTCGCAGGCGTTCATCGCTGTGACCGTCCTGCTCATGGCCGCGACCCCGCTCCTGGGCGGGGCGGGGAACTGGCTGGGCGATCGCTGGAGCCGTCGCGCGCCATCTCGCCGCGCCGCGGATCCGGCCACCCGGAACGAGGATCGCGGAAGGCGGCACGACCACGTGCTGATCTCCGGCTACGGCAGCTCGGCGCGCCATCTGGCCGCCGAGCTGGCCCTGACGCAGATGCCCTTTACCGTGATCACGCTGAGCCCGGAGGGTGCGGCGGAGGCCCGGCGGCTCTCCTACGATGTCGTGCTGGGCGATCCGAGCAAGACCCAGATCCTCCAGCACGCCGGCGTGGTCCAGGCGCGGATGATCGTGATCCCGGACGACGAGCACGAGATGACCGCCCAGGTGGCGACCCTCGCCCGGCAGCTCAACCCGAAGGCCGTCATCGTCAGCCGGCCCATCGGCCTGAGCTCTGTCGAGCATCTCTCCAACGCGGGCATCGATCACATCGTCGACCCCGATCTCACCAGCTCAGTGGCCCTGACGTCCCGGGTGCACACGGAACTCGGCCTGCCGACCGCCCATCCCCACAACCAGTCCCTGGACACCTCGCGTGTCTTCCGTCTCACCGTCGCCAAGGGCGACGGCTGCGAGCACACCCGGCTCATCCACCCGGTGCTGCCGCTGACCGCGGGCTGCGCCGAGTGCCTGCGCATGGGCACCACATGGGTGCACCTACGCATCTGCCTGACGTGCGGCCACGTCGGATGTTGTGACTCCTCCACCGGACGTCACGCCCATGCGCACTTCACCGGGACGGGGCACGGCGTGGTGCAGTCGGCCGAGCCGGGCGAGAGCTGGGGCTGGTGCTTCGCGGACGAGCGGCTTTTCGAGCACCAAAGCTGA